Proteins from one Bacteroides zhangwenhongii genomic window:
- a CDS encoding zinc-dependent metalloprotease yields MLKRIINIAMSVFVCTCMYGQQPDIAAFLERESSAKDDLSTGEKSSVEVIPGMFTTYRNGDRLYWEVPDSLLGREFAVTTTILAAPARPYRDMEKKFGYAGDMIGPVFFSLRKQGNELWMVDPLNERIVEGTAGTYARIAAQRGNDRLYKALPIRAKSERSSLVEVGSILKDFPLFTLDIVSFDLSIGSRQRDKDHIKEITGYRDRLLFHISRKYGSSSLRLPGQPETPSYIGDWDAGLCIRLLSEQPLEAVTADGGSYFAIGKEVFEGDNPSRRKAFIKRWRLEVRPEDRERYMKGELVEPVQPIIFYIDRNTPEKYINCIVEAVRDWQPAFEQAGFKNAIDACLAPTAEENPEFSIYDSSYPFISWKISGLNNAYGPTPCESRSGEIIACHIGIFSSVLNLVQKWYFAQCGANDPQAWDIVLPDSLQYELIKLVLTHEVGHTLGLEHNFLGSSHYSIEQLRDNEFLNRNGIGTSIMDYVRCNYALRPGDKVDLKNRRVRIGKYDRWAIEWGYRIFQGKDAREREKNRRSWNEKQQQNPLLHFSAGVDVESQMEDLGNDHVAINAQGIENLKYICAQPEAWRVADKVSLHVLQGRYQSIVQHYTDWVRHVLSHFGGKRLAGLENDNIYLPEKADYNRKALKFVQTYFLQPPVWLFNESLTTPLELNAAKELEHFYEGLMPDLIRSLRKVEESENACEGMLSVDEFLQGVHEGLFTERTDSTSVDSALVDAAKHKIQTLYVSSLLKLTENPEKVPSSRLLIAARQALKKINNEKGIERDL; encoded by the coding sequence ATGCTGAAAAGAATAATCAATATAGCAATGTCCGTCTTTGTTTGTACCTGTATGTACGGGCAGCAGCCGGACATTGCTGCTTTTCTTGAAAGAGAGTCATCTGCAAAAGATGACTTATCAACGGGAGAGAAATCTTCTGTGGAAGTCATTCCCGGTATGTTCACCACTTATCGCAATGGCGATCGCCTTTATTGGGAAGTACCCGATTCATTGCTGGGACGTGAGTTTGCTGTTACTACCACTATCTTGGCGGCTCCTGCCCGTCCCTATCGGGATATGGAGAAGAAGTTCGGTTATGCAGGCGATATGATAGGTCCTGTTTTCTTCAGTCTCCGCAAGCAGGGAAATGAATTGTGGATGGTAGACCCATTGAATGAAAGAATAGTAGAAGGTACTGCGGGAACATACGCTCGTATCGCTGCCCAGCGAGGAAATGACAGGCTCTATAAAGCGTTGCCTATTCGGGCAAAAAGTGAAAGAAGTTCATTGGTGGAAGTAGGTTCAATATTGAAAGACTTTCCTTTGTTTACGCTTGATATCGTATCTTTCGATTTGTCGATCGGTTCGCGTCAGAGGGATAAAGACCACATAAAAGAAATCACCGGTTATCGAGATCGTCTGTTGTTCCATATATCCCGTAAGTACGGAAGCTCATCGTTAAGACTGCCGGGACAGCCGGAAACTCCTTCTTATATAGGTGATTGGGATGCGGGATTGTGTATCCGTTTACTGTCCGAGCAACCTTTGGAGGCAGTCACGGCTGATGGCGGTTCTTATTTTGCTATTGGAAAAGAGGTCTTCGAGGGAGATAACCCTTCCCGTCGGAAAGCATTTATTAAACGGTGGCGGCTGGAAGTACGTCCCGAAGACAGAGAGAGGTATATGAAAGGGGAATTGGTGGAGCCTGTACAACCCATCATTTTCTATATAGACCGCAATACGCCTGAAAAGTATATTAACTGTATCGTTGAAGCCGTACGCGACTGGCAACCGGCTTTTGAACAGGCGGGTTTTAAGAATGCGATAGATGCGTGTCTGGCACCTACGGCAGAAGAAAATCCGGAGTTTAGTATCTATGACAGCAGCTATCCGTTCATTTCATGGAAGATATCCGGTCTGAACAATGCGTACGGCCCTACTCCTTGCGAATCCCGTTCGGGTGAGATTATCGCCTGCCACATCGGCATTTTCAGTAGTGTCTTGAATTTGGTACAGAAATGGTACTTTGCCCAATGCGGTGCCAATGATCCTCAAGCATGGGACATCGTATTGCCGGATTCTTTGCAATATGAACTTATCAAGCTGGTGCTGACTCATGAAGTAGGTCACACATTGGGACTGGAACACAACTTTCTGGGTAGTTCTCATTATTCCATAGAACAATTGCGGGATAATGAATTTCTGAACCGCAATGGGATAGGAACTTCCATCATGGATTATGTGCGTTGCAACTATGCGTTGCGGCCCGGCGATAAAGTCGACCTGAAGAACAGGCGTGTCCGTATTGGTAAATATGACAGATGGGCTATCGAATGGGGCTATCGGATATTTCAGGGAAAGGACGCTAGGGAAAGGGAAAAGAACAGAAGGTCATGGAATGAGAAACAGCAACAGAATCCTTTGCTACATTTTTCGGCAGGAGTAGATGTGGAGTCGCAGATGGAGGATTTAGGCAATGATCATGTCGCCATTAATGCGCAGGGAATAGAGAATCTGAAGTATATCTGTGCGCAGCCGGAGGCTTGGAGAGTGGCGGATAAAGTCTCTTTACACGTGCTGCAAGGACGTTATCAGTCTATCGTCCAGCATTATACAGATTGGGTTCGGCATGTCTTGTCGCATTTTGGCGGAAAGCGCCTTGCCGGTTTGGAGAATGATAATATCTACCTGCCGGAGAAAGCGGATTATAACCGGAAGGCTTTGAAGTTCGTGCAAACCTACTTCTTACAACCGCCAGTGTGGCTGTTTAACGAATCGCTCACTACTCCTTTGGAATTGAATGCCGCTAAAGAATTGGAACACTTTTATGAGGGACTGATGCCGGATTTGATACGTTCCCTTCGGAAAGTGGAGGAATCGGAGAATGCGTGTGAGGGTATGCTTTCGGTAGATGAATTTTTGCAGGGTGTACATGAGGGATTGTTTACGGAAAGGACGGACAGTACATCAGTGGATTCCGCTTTAGTGGATGCTGCAAAGCATAAGATACAGACACTGTATGTAAGTAGTTTGCTGAAACTGACGGAAAACCCGGAGAAGGTGCCTTCGTCCCGGTTATTGATAGCCGCGAGGCAGGCATTGAAGAAAATTAATAATGAGAAAGGGATAGAAAGAGATTTATGA
- a CDS encoding DUF5117 and DUF5118 domain-containing protein, which yields MKNKRVLFFILLCVGAFVQAQETVRPFEEFFVEGMKKIDGVFPVYVADGEVYLEIPSEYIGREMQISAQIDRGFDLLCRPANGLGVVRITSPTEGTVCFQQPFYMERILDTESVYQQAFSLSNVQPEGISHSVVSYSGERGAIIRITEYLLNGDEWFSYQYSFIRSLVPALSEVVRIHPFDEGVSFTVKRYHGVEAERYMYSSSAIVLPDGSMPLEVTCVLRLLPQKKDRIRLADNRIPYRTLHFKDYSQDPYCMVEDSLILRWDLAKPLTFYVDTLFPQEYFKAVKSGVEAWNGAFRKAGLRHPVLQVKYADRRVVSAEQSAFISYDLRMPGVKSSLTHHPRTGEILSCRLNIGHGFMKGLLDNYLLTCGATDSRIRTDRYSKEVAKELLQNEVAKEVGHLLGLSEVRSKAVCNGPLKVGEEDERAIYFGYVPLKGTGNCYDEREKLRRWLGDFHAVERPEDYAVKIVHLQTILSQLDKIVYKEKVARKSSSLRELYRKAIQLYASYLAGIAENIREGQPAEVQHQAMMNLDKYLFHPTLEMECDYVKANLLENRNDLLYPEVRKLFKRLLQKNYIRCGYPEFFQDLYKGLFNGFNSELTISYAQLDIQLLCLEAWLDVVRGASGEHKYATGCLENELHGLYGKLKELSVTHSQMEVRELYLLFLQRIEQYFRSVS from the coding sequence ATGAAAAACAAAAGAGTACTATTCTTTATATTACTGTGTGTCGGTGCATTTGTGCAAGCACAGGAGACAGTCAGACCGTTTGAGGAGTTCTTCGTTGAAGGAATGAAAAAGATAGATGGAGTATTCCCCGTCTATGTGGCGGACGGAGAAGTATACTTGGAGATACCTTCCGAATATATCGGCCGTGAAATGCAAATCAGTGCGCAGATCGACAGAGGTTTTGATTTGCTCTGTCGTCCCGCCAATGGTTTGGGAGTGGTGCGTATCACCTCTCCTACTGAAGGAACTGTCTGCTTCCAGCAGCCGTTTTATATGGAACGTATACTAGATACGGAAAGTGTTTATCAGCAGGCTTTTTCATTGTCCAATGTACAGCCGGAGGGAATCAGCCATTCGGTAGTGTCCTATTCCGGAGAGCGGGGAGCTATCATTCGGATCACGGAATATCTGCTGAATGGAGACGAATGGTTCAGTTATCAGTATAGTTTTATTCGTTCGCTCGTTCCCGCCTTGTCCGAAGTGGTGAGAATACATCCTTTTGATGAGGGAGTATCATTCACTGTAAAGCGCTATCATGGAGTGGAGGCGGAAAGATATATGTATTCTAGTTCGGCAATAGTACTGCCTGATGGCAGTATGCCTCTGGAAGTGACTTGTGTGCTCCGTCTGCTTCCGCAGAAGAAGGACAGGATTCGTTTGGCGGATAACAGAATACCTTACCGTACCTTACATTTTAAAGATTATTCGCAAGATCCTTATTGTATGGTGGAAGACTCGTTGATTCTTCGTTGGGATTTGGCAAAGCCGCTAACCTTTTATGTGGACACGCTTTTCCCGCAAGAATATTTCAAGGCGGTGAAGTCGGGAGTAGAAGCGTGGAACGGAGCATTCCGCAAAGCGGGGTTACGTCATCCGGTTTTGCAGGTAAAATACGCTGACCGTAGAGTTGTGTCGGCGGAGCAATCTGCCTTTATCTCTTATGACTTACGAATGCCGGGAGTGAAAAGTAGCTTGACTCATCATCCCCGAACAGGAGAGATTCTCTCATGTCGACTGAACATAGGGCATGGTTTTATGAAGGGGCTGCTGGATAATTACCTATTGACGTGCGGTGCAACTGATTCACGTATTCGGACAGACCGCTACTCAAAGGAAGTTGCAAAAGAGTTGTTGCAGAACGAAGTGGCCAAAGAGGTCGGGCACTTGTTGGGATTGAGTGAAGTACGTTCAAAAGCAGTGTGTAATGGACCTTTGAAAGTTGGAGAAGAAGATGAACGGGCTATTTATTTCGGTTATGTTCCTTTGAAAGGTACCGGGAATTGCTATGATGAGCGTGAGAAACTTCGTCGTTGGCTGGGAGATTTCCATGCTGTTGAGAGGCCGGAAGATTATGCAGTGAAGATCGTTCATCTACAGACGATACTTAGTCAGTTGGATAAGATTGTGTACAAAGAAAAAGTAGCTCGGAAAAGTAGCTCGTTACGCGAGCTTTATAGAAAAGCCATTCAGTTGTATGCTTCTTATTTGGCGGGGATTGCTGAAAATATCCGTGAGGGACAACCTGCTGAAGTACAACATCAGGCAATGATGAATTTAGACAAATATTTGTTCCATCCGACCCTTGAAATGGAGTGTGATTATGTGAAGGCGAATTTGTTGGAAAACAGAAATGATTTGCTATATCCTGAGGTGAGGAAACTATTCAAACGGTTACTGCAAAAGAATTATATCCGATGTGGCTATCCGGAGTTTTTCCAAGACCTGTATAAAGGATTATTTAATGGATTCAATTCGGAGTTAACGATCAGTTATGCACAGTTGGATATTCAGTTGCTGTGTTTGGAAGCGTGGTTAGATGTTGTGCGTGGGGCTTCCGGTGAACATAAGTATGCGACTGGCTGTTTGGAGAATGAGCTACACGGCTTGTATGGCAAGTTAAAAGAACTTAGCGTTACTCATTCACAGATGGAAGTCCGTGAACTATATTTACTCTTTTTGCAAAGGATAGAGCAGTATTTTCGTTCCGTTTCGTAA
- a CDS encoding radical SAM protein translates to MTIIFPSPIFGPIHSRRLGVSLGINLLPDDGKVCSFDCIYCECGFNAEHRTKKHLPTREEVRAVLEEKLRDMQANGPAPDVLTFAGNGEPTAHPHFPEIIEDTLALRDKYFPNAKVSVLSNSTFIDRPAVFEALNKVDNNILKLDTVDEEYIHLLDRPNGKYSVRKIIEKMKEFKGNCIVQTMFLKGGYQGKDMNNTSDKYVLPWIEAVKEIAPRQVMTYTIDRETPDHDLQKATHEELDRIVALLEKEGIPATASY, encoded by the coding sequence ATGACTATTATTTTTCCTTCACCCATCTTCGGTCCTATACATTCCCGCCGCTTGGGTGTTTCTTTGGGAATCAATTTATTGCCGGATGACGGTAAAGTTTGTTCGTTCGACTGCATCTATTGTGAATGCGGCTTCAATGCCGAACACCGTACAAAGAAACATCTTCCAACCCGTGAAGAAGTCCGTGCGGTTCTTGAAGAGAAGTTGAGGGATATGCAGGCAAATGGTCCTGCGCCCGATGTATTGACTTTTGCCGGAAACGGAGAACCTACTGCGCATCCTCATTTTCCGGAGATCATAGAAGATACACTCGCACTTCGCGACAAGTATTTCCCAAATGCGAAAGTCAGTGTATTGAGTAATTCTACATTTATTGATCGTCCTGCCGTGTTCGAAGCATTGAATAAGGTAGATAATAATATTCTGAAACTGGATACAGTGGATGAAGAATATATCCATCTGTTGGACCGTCCTAATGGAAAATACTCTGTGAGAAAAATCATCGAAAAGATGAAAGAGTTCAAAGGAAACTGTATCGTACAAACGATGTTTCTGAAAGGAGGTTATCAGGGAAAGGACATGAATAATACATCTGATAAATATGTGCTTCCCTGGATAGAAGCGGTGAAAGAAATCGCTCCCCGTCAAGTGATGACTTATACGATTGATCGGGAAACACCCGACCATGATCTGCAGAAGGCTACACATGAGGAATTAGACCGTATTGTGGCTTTACTGGAGAAAGAAGGGATTCCGGCAACAGCTTCTTATTAG
- a CDS encoding TIM-barrel domain-containing protein: protein MKNSHSLCSRYLRFIVLLSVLYPISSLSIQVFGKSDRNNISLASVRQTSGILRAEKMNPTTVDVLFANNQRMIIDFYGENIFRVFQDNSGGVIRDPEAKPEARILVDHPRRKVSGLTVDEKEGRIILTTGKVRVELDKQTALMKVFNLETNVCVIEQTAPVVFSSKEVTVTLKGQPDEYFYGGGVQNGRFSHKGKVIAIENQNSWTDGGVASPCPFYWSTKGYGMMWHTFKKGQYDFGAAEKNVVKLSHNSSYLDLFYMVNDGAAALLNDFYQLTGNPVLLPKFGFYEGHLNAYNRDYWKEDEKGILFEDGKRYKESQKDNGGVKESLNGEKNNYQFSARAVIDRYRNHDMPLGWLLPNDGYGAGYGQTETLDGNIANLKSLGEYARRNGVEIGLWTQSDLHPKEGVSALLQRDIVKEVRDAGVRVLKTDVAWVGAGYSFGLNGVADVGHIMPYYGNDARPFIISLDGWAGTQRYAGIWSGDQTGGVWEYIRFHIPTYIGSGLSGQPNICSDMDGIFGGKNETVNIRDFQWKTFTPMQLNMDGWGANEKYPHALGEPATSINRMYLKLKSELIPYTYSFAKEAVDGMPLIRAMFLDYPNAYTYGPATQYQFMYGTDFLVAPVYRNTKADGKGNDIRDGIYLPEGIWIDYFTGEKYEGNCILNNFDTPIWKLPVFVKHGSIIPMTHPHNNVSEIDPSLRIYEFYPNRHTATVEYDDDGVTEAYRQGKSVSTLIESNVNAKKGNLTITIHPSSGSFDGFVKDKRTELRINVTGKPKKLSAKLNGKTIKLKEVSTAGDFLKGENVFWYEETPNLNKFATKGSEFEKVVITKNPQLRVRLAAADITANQLVVNVSGFCYEPIDRYRVSMGTLAVPQNAQVTEENREAYTLKPTWDKVANADFYEIEFNGMLYTTIRNTYLLFEGLEAETPYSFKVRAVNKDGVSDWAEFNTTTKSNPLEFAIHGIEGECTFPEQEGFGVNRLFDFAESGDNWHTKYSANAIPLDLIIDLKTVNQLDKFHYLPRTDAGNGTLLKGSVSYSMDKEHWTEAGAFDWKRNGEVKVFEFSTHPTARYIKINVTAGVGNYASGRELYVFRVPGTASYLQGDINNDGKIDRNDLTSYMNYTGLRRGDSDYEGYISKGDINMNDLIDAYDISVVATQLDGGIGERDTVKVSGSLSISTPKRLYQKDEIVEVRVKGDGLQAVNALSFALPYDQNDYEFVGVEPLNMKAMENLTNDRLHTSGVKALYPTFVNIGKQEVLKGSEDLFILKLKAKRKVKFELTLKDGMLVDKQLRTYRF from the coding sequence ATGAAAAACAGCCATTCTCTCTGTTCGCGGTATCTTAGATTTATCGTATTGCTATCAGTCTTATATCCCATTTCCAGTCTTTCTATACAAGTATTCGGAAAGTCAGACAGAAATAATATTTCTCTTGCAAGTGTTCGGCAGACTTCGGGAATCCTTCGTGCGGAAAAGATGAATCCCACAACGGTAGATGTGTTGTTTGCCAATAATCAGCGGATGATAATCGATTTTTATGGAGAGAATATCTTCCGTGTTTTTCAGGATAACTCCGGAGGCGTCATTCGTGATCCCGAAGCCAAACCGGAAGCACGGATACTTGTCGACCACCCCCGCCGTAAAGTTTCCGGTTTGACGGTAGACGAGAAAGAAGGCCGTATCATTCTTACTACAGGAAAAGTAAGGGTTGAACTGGACAAACAGACGGCTCTGATGAAAGTTTTTAATCTTGAAACGAACGTATGTGTCATTGAGCAAACTGCCCCAGTGGTATTCAGTTCGAAAGAAGTGACCGTAACTTTGAAAGGACAACCGGACGAGTATTTTTATGGTGGCGGTGTGCAAAACGGACGCTTCTCCCACAAAGGCAAAGTGATAGCTATTGAAAACCAAAACAGCTGGACAGACGGAGGAGTCGCTTCCCCTTGTCCTTTCTATTGGTCGACAAAAGGCTACGGAATGATGTGGCACACCTTCAAAAAAGGACAATATGATTTTGGAGCGGCAGAAAAAAACGTAGTGAAACTATCTCACAATTCTTCTTACCTTGATTTATTTTATATGGTCAACGACGGAGCCGCTGCCTTGCTGAATGATTTTTACCAATTGACGGGAAATCCCGTGCTGTTGCCCAAATTCGGTTTTTATGAAGGACATCTCAACGCCTATAACCGCGACTATTGGAAAGAGGATGAGAAAGGAATTCTTTTTGAGGACGGAAAACGTTATAAGGAAAGTCAGAAAGACAATGGTGGCGTCAAGGAATCTTTGAACGGTGAAAAAAACAATTACCAGTTTTCGGCACGTGCCGTTATTGACCGTTACAGGAATCATGATATGCCGCTCGGCTGGCTGTTGCCGAATGATGGTTACGGAGCCGGTTACGGACAGACGGAGACGCTGGACGGCAATATCGCCAACCTGAAAAGCCTGGGTGAATATGCCCGTAGGAACGGAGTGGAAATCGGACTTTGGACACAGTCCGACCTGCATCCCAAAGAAGGCGTGAGTGCTCTGTTGCAACGTGACATCGTGAAGGAAGTCCGTGATGCAGGCGTACGCGTACTCAAGACCGACGTGGCTTGGGTAGGGGCCGGATACTCCTTCGGACTGAACGGTGTAGCCGATGTAGGACACATCATGCCTTATTATGGCAACGATGCCCGTCCTTTCATTATTTCACTCGACGGCTGGGCAGGAACGCAACGTTACGCAGGCATCTGGTCCGGCGACCAGACCGGTGGTGTATGGGAATATATCCGTTTCCATATACCGACTTACATCGGTTCCGGCCTTTCCGGGCAACCCAATATTTGTTCGGATATGGACGGTATCTTTGGCGGCAAAAATGAAACAGTCAATATTCGTGATTTCCAATGGAAGACATTTACCCCCATGCAGTTGAATATGGATGGCTGGGGAGCCAATGAAAAGTACCCCCATGCTTTAGGCGAACCGGCCACTTCCATCAACCGAATGTACTTGAAGCTGAAATCCGAATTAATCCCCTACACATATAGCTTCGCCAAAGAAGCGGTAGATGGAATGCCGCTTATCCGCGCCATGTTCCTTGATTATCCGAATGCGTATACATACGGGCCTGCCACGCAGTATCAATTCATGTATGGCACGGACTTCCTCGTGGCTCCCGTCTACCGGAACACTAAGGCGGATGGGAAAGGCAATGATATCCGTGACGGTATCTACCTGCCCGAAGGCATTTGGATTGATTACTTCACCGGCGAGAAGTATGAAGGTAACTGTATTCTCAACAACTTCGATACTCCCATTTGGAAACTTCCCGTGTTTGTGAAGCATGGTTCTATCATTCCGATGACTCATCCTCATAATAATGTCAGCGAGATAGATCCGTCTCTCCGCATCTATGAGTTCTACCCGAACCGTCATACCGCAACTGTGGAGTATGATGATGACGGTGTGACAGAGGCGTATCGGCAAGGAAAATCGGTATCTACCCTAATCGAGTCTAATGTAAACGCCAAGAAAGGCAATCTTACGATTACCATCCATCCGTCATCCGGAAGTTTTGACGGTTTTGTGAAAGATAAAAGGACGGAGTTGCGTATCAACGTTACCGGGAAACCGAAGAAATTGTCCGCCAAGCTGAACGGTAAGACGATTAAATTAAAAGAGGTAAGCACTGCCGGTGATTTTCTGAAGGGTGAAAACGTCTTTTGGTATGAGGAAACTCCGAATCTGAATAAGTTTGCCACAAAAGGCAGTGAATTTGAGAAAGTGGTTATTACCAAGAATCCGCAGCTACGTGTAAGATTGGCTGCTGCGGACATCACTGCCAATCAGCTTGTAGTGAATGTGAGCGGCTTCTGTTATGAACCTATTGACCGCTATCGTGTAAGCATGGGAACCTTAGCTGTCCCGCAAAATGCACAGGTAACGGAGGAAAACCGAGAAGCTTACACATTGAAGCCTACATGGGATAAAGTAGCTAATGCCGACTTCTATGAAATAGAGTTTAACGGGATGCTTTATACGACTATCCGCAACACTTACCTGCTGTTTGAAGGGCTGGAAGCCGAAACTCCTTATTCTTTCAAAGTACGTGCAGTCAACAAGGACGGTGTTTCCGATTGGGCTGAATTTAATACTACAACGAAGTCAAATCCTCTGGAATTTGCCATCCATGGTATTGAAGGTGAATGTACTTTCCCGGAACAGGAGGGATTCGGTGTTAACCGCTTGTTCGACTTTGCCGAATCTGGTGATAACTGGCATACGAAGTACAGTGCCAACGCTATTCCTTTGGATTTGATAATTGATCTCAAAACTGTTAATCAGCTTGATAAGTTTCATTATCTGCCTCGTACGGATGCCGGAAACGGTACACTACTGAAGGGCTCTGTCTCTTACAGTATGGATAAGGAACATTGGACGGAAGCCGGAGCGTTCGATTGGAAGCGGAATGGTGAAGTGAAAGTATTTGAATTTAGTACTCATCCTACCGCACGTTATATCAAAATCAATGTAACGGCAGGTGTGGGCAATTATGCTTCCGGTCGTGAACTTTATGTATTCAGAGTACCCGGAACAGCCAGCTATCTGCAAGGAGATATCAATAATGACGGTAAGATCGACCGTAACGACCTTACTTCTTATATGAACTATACGGGTTTGCGTCGTGGGGATTCAGATTACGAAGGTTATATTAGTAAAGGAGATATTAACATGAATGATTTGATAGATGCTTATGATATTTCTGTGGTAGCTACCCAGCTTGATGGTGGTATTGGCGAGAGAGATACGGTGAAAGTATCCGGTTCTCTATCCATCAGTACTCCGAAGCGTTTGTATCAGAAAGATGAAATCGTGGAAGTCCGTGTGAAAGGTGATGGACTCCAAGCGGTGAATGCACTTAGCTTTGCATTGCCCTACGACCAGAATGATTACGAATTTGTAGGTGTAGAACCATTGAACATGAAAGCGATGGAAAATTTGACTAACGACCGTCTCCATACCAGTGGGGTGAAAGCTCTCTATCCTACCTTTGTCAATATCGGTAAACAAGAGGTATTGAAAGGTTCGGAAGATCTCTTTATCCTAAAACTGAAGGCAAAACGTAAAGTGAAGTTTGAATTAACTTTGAAGGACGGAATGTTAGTGGATAAACAACTGAGGACGTACCGATTTTAA